The DNA region CCAGAGCCGCCATCGTAATACTGCCAGCCCAGCTGTGGCCGATGAGTACAGCCTGTTCAATACCGCGCTGCTCGGCAGCAGTGAGAATGAGATCGGCGAGTTGGGCGGGGTCCTGCCATTGACCCCGATGGCGGGGAGAGTGTCCAAAACCTGGGCGATCGACCGTCATCACCCGGTGGTGTTGACGGAGCAGCGGGGCAATAGAGCTCTCAAAGTCGCGCAGGTTGGAGTTGGCGCCGTGTACCAGAATCAGAGGCGGACCCTCCGGATCATGCTCAGGCCCTGCATCTACCAGATGCAGTGTCTGCCCATTGACCTCCACCATATCGCCGATGGGGGGGTAGCGATGATTCAGCACCGGAGTCGCGCAACCACTGAGCCCGGCAGCAACCGCCATCAGCAATGTTCTGGCCATAAGCATATGTATCTTCCAAAAATCGGACATCAAGCGTAGTCAATACGCATGACAAGCGTCACCTGGATGGTGCAATGCGGCAAAATCTACCGCTAGACCCTTATTGCACTTCCCCCATGACGCATTCCCTTGCTGCCTTAATGACTCGTCGCCGCGGTTGGCTGGCGCTGCTGAGCGTGATTGTATTCGCTGCCAGTGTGGCCGGCTTGCCGCATCTCAAAGACGAGAATAACTACAAGCAGTTCTTCGATCAGGATGATCCCTTGCTGGTAGCGCACGAGGCTATGGAGGATGCCTACACGCGCTCCGATAGCACCAGTATTTTGGTGGGCACCCGTGATGGCTCGAGTTTGCTGACGCCGGAATATATGGCGGTCGTGGCTGAGCTCACTGATCGGATGTGGCAATTCCCACGCGCCCTGCGGGTGGATTCGGTGGCGAACTACCAACATTCTCAGGGGCAGGATGATGATTTGTTGGTGACGGCTTTATTCGCCGAGCCGCAGCAGCTCAGCGCTAAGGAATTTGAACGTCGCGCCCAGATTGTTCTGCGTGAGCCGATGTTGGTGAACGCGCTGATTGCCGAAGACGGCTCGGCTACGGCCATCCGTACCCGGCTCAACATGCCCACCGATGATGTGGAAGAAGCGGCGGCTGCCACCGTTGAGACGGTGATGCGCATGCGTGAGATTCGCGACGAAATGGTGGAGCGCTATCCCGAGCTAGAGTGGCATGTGTTGGGTTTGCCCCAAGTGGACTATGCCTTCAAAGAGTCCATGGATCGCGACATGGTGGAGCTGGTCCCCATGATGTTCGCGGTGATCTGCCTGCTGTGCTGGTTGCTGATGCGCTCTTTCCGGGCCGTAGCTATCACCGTCGCGGTGATTGTGTTCACCGTCCCTGCCAGCTTGGGTATGGCAGGGTGGTTGGGACTACCGCTGAACGAGGTGAGTGGTGCCTCGCCGGTGATTATTCTGACCTTGTGCGTGTGTGATGCCGTGCACGTGTTGGTCACTTACTTAAAGTCGCGCTATGCCGGTAGCGATGGTGATACCGCCCTAGAACATGCACTGAGATTGAACCTGCAGCCGGTATTTCTGACCACGGTGACAACGGCCGTAGGCTTTTTCTCGCTGAATTTTTCTGACGCGCCTCCCTTCCGTGACTTGGGCAACATTACTGCCATTGGGGTGTTGCTGGCGTGGTTCTTTAGCATGACCTTGCTGCCAGGGCTGGCCGGCTTCATGACGCCTCCGCGCAAGCCCGTGCGTGAATTAGGACTGAGCCGTTTGGCGCATTGGGTGCTGAACTACCGCCGGCCCTTGCTGTGGAGCTTGGTCGTGATTGCTGGCGTGGTGATTAGCTTTTCCCCACGTAACGTCTTGACGGACAGCACCTACCAATATTTTGATCCAGGCGTGCCCATCCGCGATGCGGCCGAATTCGTCGAACAGCGACTCACTGGTTTCGACAACATCAACTACTCCCTCCCGGCAGGCGAGCCTGGTGGTATTTCTGACCCAGAGTATTTGCGTAAGGTCGAGGCCTTTGCGCAGTGGTATCGACAACAGCCTTATGTATTGCATGTGAGTGCCATTACGGACACCTTCAAAAAGCTGAATCGCAACATGCATGGGGAGGACTCAGCCTATTACAAAGTCCCTGAGGAGGCCGATCTGGCGGCGCAGTACTTATTGCTGTACGAGTTCTCACTGCCGTTTG from Oceanococcus sp. HetDA_MAG_MS8 includes:
- a CDS encoding MMPL family transporter, encoding MTHSLAALMTRRRGWLALLSVIVFAASVAGLPHLKDENNYKQFFDQDDPLLVAHEAMEDAYTRSDSTSILVGTRDGSSLLTPEYMAVVAELTDRMWQFPRALRVDSVANYQHSQGQDDDLLVTALFAEPQQLSAKEFERRAQIVLREPMLVNALIAEDGSATAIRTRLNMPTDDVEEAAAATVETVMRMREIRDEMVERYPELEWHVLGLPQVDYAFKESMDRDMVELVPMMFAVICLLCWLLMRSFRAVAITVAVIVFTVPASLGMAGWLGLPLNEVSGASPVIILTLCVCDAVHVLVTYLKSRYAGSDGDTALEHALRLNLQPVFLTTVTTAVGFFSLNFSDAPPFRDLGNITAIGVLLAWFFSMTLLPGLAGFMTPPRKPVRELGLSRLAHWVLNYRRPLLWSLVVIAGVVISFSPRNVLTDSTYQYFDPGVPIRDAAEFVEQRLTGFDNINYSLPAGEPGGISDPEYLRKVEAFAQWYRQQPYVLHVSAITDTFKKLNRNMHGEDSAYYKVPEEADLAAQYLLLYEFSLPFGLDLNTQVNFDKSATKFVVTLRGVKAKQIQETQAAADAWLAANAPDLRRPGTGVSAMFATIGQNNIRSMLVGSLVALLGISLTMMLALKSWRIGLISLIPNALPALMSFGVWGVLVAEVNLAVAAVFSITLGIVVDDSVHFLSKYLRARREEGLDAPGAVHYAFNTVGAALLVTTLALTAGFGILAMSDFQVNALTGLLTAITIVIALIYDLLFLPPLLVKLDRWLLPEASAQAASASSDSPDALRATT